From the genome of Acidobacteriota bacterium, one region includes:
- a CDS encoding class I SAM-dependent methyltransferase, with the protein MESENEPGTPQRFAFGKNWRRFLEHVDEERIAAAEDSLRRLLRREELIGATFLDIGCGSGLFSLAARQLGAQRVHSFDFDTQSVACARELRRRFEQTRPFKDESWEEGAEEKLSGWTIERGDILDAEYRDRLPVADVVYSWGVLHHTGHMWRALEAAAELVAPEGLLCIAIYNQQPFLTGYWKVVKRLYNRLPGPLAWCLSGAYYLFSSSVLFVVDLLRGRSPLARHRGAGPRGMNHYHDVVDWIGGWPFEAAKPEEIFRFFRDRGFTLQELTTCGGRHGCNEFLFRRHGS; encoded by the coding sequence ATGGAATCTGAGAACGAGCCGGGAACGCCTCAACGCTTCGCCTTCGGCAAGAATTGGCGGCGCTTTCTGGAGCATGTCGACGAGGAGCGCATCGCGGCGGCGGAAGATTCCCTGCGGCGGCTGCTGCGGCGGGAGGAGCTCATCGGCGCGACCTTCCTCGACATCGGTTGCGGTAGTGGATTGTTCAGTCTGGCGGCCCGGCAGCTGGGGGCGCAGCGGGTTCACAGCTTCGACTTCGACACTCAGTCCGTGGCTTGTGCCCGGGAGCTTCGCCGGCGTTTCGAGCAGACGAGGCCGTTCAAGGACGAAAGCTGGGAGGAGGGAGCCGAGGAAAAGCTCAGCGGCTGGACCATCGAGCGGGGGGACATTCTCGACGCCGAGTATCGGGACCGCCTGCCGGTGGCGGATGTGGTCTATTCCTGGGGCGTGTTGCATCACACCGGCCACATGTGGCGGGCCCTGGAGGCGGCGGCGGAGCTGGTGGCGCCGGAAGGGCTGTTGTGCATCGCCATCTACAATCAGCAGCCCTTTCTCACCGGCTATTGGAAAGTGGTGAAGCGGCTCTACAACCGGCTCCCCGGTCCCCTGGCCTGGTGCCTCAGCGGCGCCTACTATCTCTTCTCCAGCAGCGTGCTCTTCGTCGTCGACCTGCTGCGCGGACGCTCCCCCCTGGCCCGCCATCGCGGCGCCGGCCCCCGGGGGATGAACCACTACCACGATGTGGTGGACTGGATCGGCGGCTGGCCCTTCGAGGCGGCGAAGCCGGAGGAGATCTTCCGTTTCTTCCGGGACCGCGGTTTCACCCTCCAGGAGCTCACCACCTGCGGCGGCCGCCACGGCTGCAACGAATTCCTCTTCCGGCGCCACGGTAGCTGA